In Brevibacillus brevis, a genomic segment contains:
- a CDS encoding DUF3231 family protein, giving the protein MDEQMSPKEQPHILDQHQNDKLTSAEQGKLWATYVGNTMSVCVLSYMINHVEDQEIKHVLQSTLHLSEQFLQTIKEIFARENYPIPTGFTKEDVDIAAPRLFEDDFYLHYLKYVAKAGISLYGIAIPLVTRADIRQFFTQCIDQTVDLINQATTVMLKKGLLIKPPYIPYPETVDFIEKHSYHNGFFGRVRPLQALEITHLYDNLENNATSKAVLIGFSQVATSNQAKAYFRRGIEIATSHYDTFRSIMQDEGLTSPSIIDQLVTTSTTAPFSDRLMLFHKLDMYAVRIRAYGNAISMCARHDVVTKYARFLVEVGNYVEDGSNILIDNGWLEQPPQAIDRKALASNKH; this is encoded by the coding sequence ATGGATGAACAGATGAGTCCAAAGGAACAACCCCATATCCTGGATCAACATCAGAATGATAAATTGACGTCCGCCGAGCAAGGCAAGCTTTGGGCTACGTATGTAGGAAATACCATGTCCGTTTGCGTGTTGAGTTATATGATAAATCATGTGGAAGATCAAGAAATCAAGCATGTTTTGCAGAGCACATTGCATCTGTCCGAACAGTTTTTACAAACGATCAAGGAAATCTTCGCTCGAGAAAACTACCCGATCCCCACAGGATTCACAAAAGAGGATGTGGATATTGCCGCTCCGCGACTGTTCGAAGATGACTTTTACCTTCACTACTTGAAGTATGTTGCGAAGGCGGGAATAAGTCTATACGGGATCGCCATTCCGTTGGTAACCAGAGCTGATATTCGACAGTTCTTTACTCAATGCATCGATCAGACGGTCGATCTCATTAATCAGGCAACCACTGTCATGCTAAAAAAGGGGCTCTTAATCAAGCCGCCCTACATTCCTTATCCGGAAACAGTGGATTTTATCGAGAAACACAGCTATCACAATGGTTTTTTTGGTCGAGTCAGGCCGCTGCAAGCTCTGGAGATCACACACCTGTACGATAACTTGGAAAATAATGCGACCAGCAAAGCGGTTTTGATCGGCTTTAGCCAAGTCGCAACGTCAAACCAGGCAAAGGCGTATTTTCGGCGCGGGATCGAAATAGCCACCAGCCATTACGACACGTTCCGCAGCATTATGCAGGATGAGGGCTTAACCTCTCCTTCCATTATTGATCAGCTGGTGACAACCTCCACAACTGCCCCCTTTTCCGATCGATTAATGCTTTTTCATAAATTAGACATGTATGCCGTTCGAATAAGAGCTTATGGAAATGCCATTTCCATGTGCGCAAGGCATGATGTGGTAACGAAGTACGCTCGTTTTCTCGTGGAAGTGGGGAATTACGTCGAGGATGGATCGAATATCTTGATTGACAATGGTTGGCTGGAGCAGCCCCCTCAGGCGATTGATCGAAAAGCTCTTGCCTCCAACAAGCATTGA